In Theobroma cacao cultivar B97-61/B2 chromosome 7, Criollo_cocoa_genome_V2, whole genome shotgun sequence, the genomic window TCCAAAGAATCATATTCGaatctctatttttttctgAATCCATATGATCATCGGCCATTTTTGAATCatcttttaattccttttCTGCCCCTCTTATTTAGGTTCATACATGGTTTGCCACTTACCCAAAATCTTGGAAATTTctaagtcaaaatcaagcataATTGATTACTTAATTATGACTCAggatataaaaatatctatatatgtaGTTTTTGGTAAGTATGTGGTGCCTAATAATTTAATGTAATTTTGTAATTGTTCaggaaatatatatttgtatttattaATAACAAAATGCAAGCTACTACATATGGAAGAGAGATTTATGTCATAACCATTGATTAAGGGCATTAATTTcgaaaatcaagaaaattaagaagtaACTGTAAAAGAACCTTTTAGAAAATCATGTTGAATTCAGATTTTTTGGAACTTTTTTTATGTAAACAACATGGAAAGAAATCAACTGAGATCATGCAAACagggaaaataaattaaaacatactCCAAAAGGCAAAAGCCATTGACTGCTTGgatgggaaaaaaaattaaaagacttTTTAGGATTCCTTTATCAAAcccatttaaaataattacatttaaattgGACTCAAATTTGTTGTTAGAACACCAAAAACAAACTTAGGAATACTGGTAAACATGGCTCTGCAGCTTGGTTTTGCCAAGGTTTTCTTTGCAATATTCTTTTTGGCATCCCTCGCCACAGCTCACAATGCAAAGACTTTCAATGTAAGAAATTATGGTGCCGTTGCCGATGGACGAAAAGACAACAGAAAGGTACCACTGTTGGATGCTTTGTATctcctttgatttttttttttgagtaattttttatgtgTATGTGCATGTACTCGTGTTTGTATAGGCTTTTTTAAAGGCATGGAGGGACGCTTGCAATCAAAAAGGAATTTCTCGGGTTTATATCCCTGGAGGAGTTTACGTGTTGGGAACAGTGGAATTCCTGGGTCCATGCAAAGGGCCAATAACGTTTTTGATGACAGGAACTGTAAGAGCTCCAGCCGGTCCTTTGAGTACTGATGAATGGATAACATTTCGATATGTAAACAAGTTGATAGTGAAGGGAGGTGGAACATTGGATGGTCAAGGAGCCTCTGCGTGGCCTTACAATGAATGTGACAAGAACTCTAATTGCCGGTCTCTTCCTATTGTGagtatatttttagttttctttattatCAATGGTGTTGAGATTTCTCATTATTGATGACTTAATTATTGTTCTGGTTTTCAATTTTGACGCaaacatttttaagaaatttttcctttcagtttattatttgaagtttctgattctatttttttataaatattattggaaaaatcaattaattttagttttgttGTTAGAAAAATGGATATCTAACTTTCTGATGGCCTGATTCAGTCAATGAGATTCGAGTTCGTGACGAATTCCAGGATTAAGTACATAAGATCAATCAATAGCAAAAATGGGCATCTCTCATTCTTCGCCTGCAAGAACGTAAATGTGACAAACATCGAGTTATCAGCGCCAGGTGATAGCCCTAATACAGATGGAATCAAGATTGGAAGCTCAAGAGACATCCGAATTTCGAGCTCCAGAATAAGCACTGGAGATGATTGCATAGCCATCCTCTCTGGAAGCACAAACATCGACATTTCCTACGTTTACTGTGGCCCTGGACATGGAATCAGCGTAGGAAGCCTTGGCAAGTTCCCCAATGAAGACGATGTGAAGGGATTGGTTGTGAGGCATTCTACTTTCAATGGAACAGACAATGGTCTTAGAATAAAAACCTGGGAATCTCCCTGGAGAAGCACTGCTTCCAATTTCACATTTGAAGACATTTTCATGGAAAAAGTTCGCAATCCCATTATTGTTGATCAGGCATATTGCCCCCACCCTCCATGCAATCAACAGGTAAAATTACTTTCTAAAGGAAAATGTTTCTTGAATTATGGTCGTTCATTTCCAATATTGTACATATGGGGAACTAATCCTCTTAGAAAGAGTTTAACTGTTGATGAAATGTTTGTTCTTGGTATATATGCAGACAGCCTCTCATGTACAAATCAAAGATGTTACGTACAGAAACATATGGGGCACATCCAGTTCACAGATTGCAGTTTCTATTGATTGCAGCAAACAATTTCCATGCAAAAACATAGTGATGAAGGACATCAATTTGGCTCATCTTGGACGTGAAGGACCTTTAAAATCACATTGCTCCTATGTCGATGGCCACTTCTATGGCCGACAGAATCCTCCCTCCTGTTTTTAGTACTCTAACTTGCAGCATTTTCATTCCGAAATTCAGCTTCAGGTTTAGGATCTTTACTCACTCTACATGTAATTCTAGGCTCATACAGCTGTCTGCAAATTTTCCGTATATGTAGCTTCtagctttctttctttccctttttgtttttaataaatgaaaatttgtactTGTGACTGTAATTCAGAATTGGGTTTAGGGTTATACATTGAACAATTGCTTGTTATTACACAAGATCCTTCGGATTTGAGTCTTATTTCCCTAAAACATTATGattgttatatatatgaatatgattttgtcttgaaaaaaaaaaaggaaacattCCATAAATTTCATGGCTcctttgttttgatttgaacttGCAATAATTAGATTCTAAAGTTTCAAGCTTTTAATCTTTGGTCTCTTGGAAGACAATTGAATCTAGAAGTTCataattcaagaaaaataaaaaaaaaagttatagaAATTCTTAAGTTTTTGTGTAGATATTAAAATGcagaaaatataattttgttaatgtaaaattggaaaaaaaaatgattaaatagaagtaaataaataattgttgatttattataattttttgtgtAATAATAAAGAACAGAGTATTGATCGGTTTAATCGATttagtataaaaataaaaaatcaaacaaatcaagaatttatataaaaaaaagtaattaaatcaaCCAAACTACCTCGTAAAACAAGACAGAATTAATCGAAACCAAATCAAATCGATTCGGTTAGATTCAATTggtatttaaataaaaaaaaaaaccttaaccGGTTAAGTTCAAttggtttttcatttttttgtttactgTTATGCTGtagaaagaataaaatgagCAAGTGAAACAAGCCATAGCTTGTGGCTTGTGGGTATCACGACTCACAGTTGTTGATAGTTCTTTTATGTCTTTGAAGCTTTGATTGTTGTCAGAATTGTGGGTTAGTGGTGCTAGTTGTTGATATTGGTGACAGATTGTCAATTTGGGGTTTGGTGGGATAGACAtctagagaaaaagagaattaggaaattaaaaaacaaaaaatcggAATTGAGAACAAAATGAGATTGACATAgttgtaaataaattattagttCGATTATTTAGTCTAATCGgttgaaatatttaattaaataagctaattaaataaaaaaaatactaaaattgaaaaaattgaaccTAGATAGCCAAACAAGGTCAATTTCggttgattttttaatttttaaccgACTCTTGCAAATAGTTACAGCTATAATAatcttaaatattaattaaatgtagATCATATACTTTTATATCTAGACTATAGTtatcaatattatataaaatatgatGCATATTATGTGACATATTAcgatattaataaaaaatgatataaatcaatatatcacatcattttgattaaatataaaatatgtaTCGCATGATATGCATATGATATTATAtactttttaagttttattttactcttatctttatttatttgttattttctttcttgtacTCACTactattaaaagaaaaattaattaaaaaaaattaaatattactCTATTCTCTCTCGATTACTACTTTTCTCATTACTTGTTTGAATACTAATTTTCTCTctagtttttccttttaaaaaaacctTATCTTTAGTATATTTCACATCTATCAAGTGCTTCGAATAACCACAGTCAATGAACCAAATAGTTTTTCGAATGTAAAatactttatttataaatttttttttaaaaagctttatttatagttaacatatatcaatttaaaacattttaattttcataagtTGGATCTACATAatctaacattttttttgcaTGTAAAATGATACTATATGTTACGatattaatgaaaaacaatacaaattaatatgttgcatcattttgatcaaatatcaaattgCACGATATGCgtataatatcattttttaaagctttattttacttttatttttatttacttgttttttctctcttgtaCTCactaatattaaaagaaaaatgaatgaaaagaACGTTGAGTTTTACTTTAGTCAttcttggtttttcttttttctcattgttggTTTAATCAAAGTATAGAACATATATCGCACAATATGCGTACGATATTGTCTTTTTTTAAGCTTTATTCTACATTTGTCTTTATTTACTTgatattttctctctcttgcaCTCactattattaaaaattatttttcaatatataatttaatgtCCAATCGATCTTTATAtgtacaaaaaaaatcataaaattataaatataatactTTTAAATACATTTATGCATATCAAACATGCATCAATTGATATGGTATTTGCTAGACTTTGGATAGAGATGGATGCAAAAGTAGTAGTATAAATGATTCAAGAGGGCCATCAGGGATCTTCTACGACTCGGTATTTGTTGGCTTCCATTCGTAGATGCTTGAGTGGTATCTCGTTCCGGATTTCACACATCGACAGAGAAGGGAACCAGGCAACAGATCTCCTATCAAATCAAGGGCATACGCACCAAAACTTGCAGGTATTTTCACAAGAAGATGGACGGCTCAGAGGTATTCTTAGATTAGACAAAGTTAGTTTACCATATGTTCGCTTTAAATGAATATAAGGGAGTAGTACTTCTAGTTTAttgttcatttttattaattcacaTAGATTGTTGTAATATGGatgtgttttaattttatgactGTAGCAAAAAATATGATCATAAAATGAAACACTCCATTCTAGGTGTTTATCGTATTTACATTTTCtgttttaaactttattttagCTTATTGTCTCAATGTAATAGTGAGAAAAATCCGTTTTACGGTAGCATCAAAAGTTATGCACGTAAAATGGTTTTCCTTACTCTAGGTGCTTCTCCGAAACTCTCTCATGATCATGTAATTTGGAGGTACGGTTCATGTCCCCCTCATTTGTACTTTTTATtcgtaattaataaaatttaacagggTTGCTAGGCCCTACGTGAATTTTcagtatataaaaaaaaaatgcaccAATTGACATGCATCTGGACCGAAAGAATCATATTCGAATTCCTATTTTTTTCTGAATTCATATGATCATCGGCTATTTCTGAATCatcttttaattccttttTTGCCCTCTTATTTGGGTTCATGCATGGTTTGCCACTTGCccaaaatcttgaaaatttctaagtcaaaatcaagaataaTTGATTACTTAATTATGACTCAGGATACCAAAATGTCTATATATGTAGTTTTTGGTAAGTATGTGACGCCTAATAATTTaatgcaattttgtaattcttcaagaaatatatatttgtatttatcAATAACAAAATGCAAGCTACTACATATGGAAGAGAGAGATTTATGTTATAACCATTGATTAAGGGCATTAATTTcgaaaatcaagaaaattaagaagtaACTGTAAAAGAACTTCTTAGAAAATCatgttaaatatttaaaagcaTGCAATCTTGATAAGTGTTTTTTATCGGATTGAAAAGAGATTGACCATAACCATATATGCATACCTATTATATCAGTTAAAGGTTTAAGTGCTGCTAGTCCCAATTTACACCAGTTTAAATGCTGTTTTTCCTCTTCTACAAAAGCTcttggaaatgatatacaactttaatatataaatgaaaacaaaaaaatcactctaaataaaaagatattaggggtttatttttatgttttagtaacttaattttttttataggtTACCTGCTATGTTacaataataacaaaaaaacttatgaattgatatgttgtatttttttttattaagtatGGAACATGCATAGTACGATACATTttcctttcaagaaaaatgattCATCTTTTAAGCTTTATCTTATCCAATTAGCAAAAgctcatttatttatttatttggttgaaacataATAAACTAtatttttatggattttaatatttaaaatttagataatagagaaaaaaatactaaaaaatcaaattactcTTTTAACTCCAACAtgttaaatgttttttaatttttaattaagaaattaaaatgaaaaatatatatcgtttaagaaattaaaatgaaaaatatatatcgtttaagaaattaaaatgaaaaatatatatcgtatttgaaaataattattattaaggAATATGTGGAGAGtttaaattaaagataattcaATTTATGCCATataattgttaattttattaataaagaatttttttaaaaaatttctttattttatatgtttatatgttatttataattaatttaaaaatttattacttAATCTTATAATTCAATAGTcgatattaaaaaataaaattttaatacatcataaatatctcaatttaacaattaaaatctAAACTATATAAATTGAGACtcgttaattttttttttttaagaaaaaagaaaacccattAGCAGTATAGGGCTTCTCAGTTCTTGGGTTGTTCTTTCAAACTTGTAAACTAAATACAATGCTTTTGGGTCTTTTCGAGTGTACAATAATAATGGCATTCAATGcatattactttatttaaagaaagtaaatttatttaaaccAATAAAATAGTTATGGTTAAACaggaaaattgaaaacattgtTTATGAGATAATTGGAGGAAAAACACTTGATGAGACAAGATAGAACTCCATCAATCCACCACATTTTAAGAcaaacataataataataattaaaaaacaaaacaagttCCCTTGCTTTATTCTATGGTTTTGTATTACTTAGGTTTCTTACTGTTATATTGTGGACATAGTGTTCCTTTTTTGGACCTCCCTTCTGTTaaacaaaattgtaatttataaGTTAGAACTAAGAAGAATAAAGGCAGAGCTTGATAGGGTTTCAATTGCTGGCTCTGATTAGATTGCAGCATACTCTATCAAGCTATCAAGCAAAGGATGCAGGTTTAGAGCTCATTTCCAAAACTATTGAAGGAGTGCGATCTGGTGTATAATGACACCAGATCCTCACTCAGTATGAGCATGCTTAAAACCATCATTAGGAATACATGGAGACTTGGCACCAAAGAAACTCTAAAGATGACATTGTCAAAACAGAAGGGATGGAATAAGgtaaaaaattctcaaaggTCAGGCTTCAATCCGAAGCATGGTCACGATATATCTTCAGTCAAAGATAAAAGTAACTGTTGCGACAGAAAAGATGGAAACaatgaaacaaaagaaagtttcACCATCCCTTCAACACAACAAAGTTTCTCTCCACTGGGAAGTCACCCAATTCCATCCATGGACCTTAAAAGCCTTCTTTGATCAGTTAATGCAATGTTGGACGGGTAACCCGAGGCCTCACAGGTGTCTTTGAAGGACTTACCCTGAAAGTTAGGAAATTGAAACATAGCAGCATTAGCTTAATAGATGGTTTTTGACAAGAATTGAATTTAGAGAAGCAATTCAGAAACACACCTTATAGGCTGGGTTCCTAACACCATCCCACTACAATTCAGTGCAATTATTGCACTTTCCGCCTGTCATTAAAGGGGAAAATAATCAGACTAAGCCAAGGCACAAAACTTCATGCAGGCAAAATTATTGCTTAGCAAAAGTGTTAGGCTATAGGTTTCATTAACTCATTAACTGCCATCAAAtctttttggataaaatgtATGCACAAAGACATCATGCTTTCTGCTAATGATGATTGGTTCAGGTGTGCACACATGCATGCACAACTGATTTATGGCAAAAGTGGAAGGACAGATACATATCATAGCACAAACAAGCTGTAATGTGGCAAAAGAATTCAGTGGACGACAACCAATCAGAAAGAGAGTTTGATCATGCAACCTGTTCATGTAGCATCTATGAAAATGCTCTGCAATATCTTAATGAACTATGAAATAAGTCATTCAACTCACATGCACATACATCCTCTACAAGCAAAAAGGAAATAAGTGATTATATATACAGGATTATTATCCTATAAATCGACGGTGGAGTTTTTATATACCAAAAGCAGGGTTAGAGGGTTGCCATATCCCCGGTTAGgatatgttttaaaaaattaataaattaatggGATAAATAAAGGAACAAGTGGCAATGTTCTAACCCTGCTTGTGGAGTTCAAAAACTTCACCGGCGGAGTATAGAATAATagacctatatatatatatatatatttccaaagCGTATAGTGTTGTGCATAACAGCTCAGTAACCACAGTCAACAGTGTCTCAAATGTGTTGCTGAAAAGAATTGAAAGAGAGTATATGTGGTTATAGGATTAATCAACCCAAAAATACCAAGTGTGCTATTCTAAATGTAAATtgctcaaaataaattttcaggaACATAAAGAAGCACCTGGTTAATGTATTTAGCTAGAGGAAAACTGAACATTCTCAAACAATTATGGTAGCATGCACTCAACAAACAACGATTATTTAATGTATTTTTGATTCCCTACTACACTATTTAAAACAGCTTCTCCTCCAATTTCTTTTGCTGCTTTGAACATGACTAAAGAGACGCCAAAACCATAAGTGCACCAAAAATTTAATGTATCTTATATCTTACACCATTCTAGTAAGTCACTAGTGGTTCATCCCATGACATCAGTTGCCAAAATCTACAAAAATTCTATCTCTACGATAAAAGAAAGATCCCTGAAACACTTTTACATAAGAAGCTAGAAGACATATTTGCCAGTTTATACATTATGAACCTAAATTTAGAGTACAATCATTACAAAAGCTCAAGAGGTGTGGATTGTCCAAAACAGTGACATGACCCTATCCAACCaagcaaaatataaaggtAATACGACTACTactattataataattttagtactacCTTATCATTTAATCTTCTTGATATCATTACTAATGCTCAATGCCTACCGCCATCAGATAAAAGGATTATCTCCGGTCAGATTTACCAAAAACAAGTGAATAGATCATAAATTGATAGACTGCTAGGTCCTTCTTATGTTACACACCACAGGCTACGAAGGAAGGTTAACAGTGAGGACATGTCAACAAATAACAAGATTTGAAGCAAAGGTTACTGCATAAATGGAGTGAACCAGCCAACTAGTGTTCTCAATCACAGGATTTTGTAGAATAAAGTAATAAACTCTTGTTTGTTTATTAGTACATAAAAGATAACAGTTCCCAGATGTCTGCAACCAATTTCagagaacatgaattttttctctttttgtgcAGAACAGAGAATATGAAAGTTGAAGtcaatttttgtttctcaaaGCCACTGTCCACATACTATCATCACATAGGTGAATTCATGGACTAAAATTTGAACTAAACCCTATCTTTCTGCATGGAAAAGGTTGCCAACTCTTTCCCCCAACTAAACATATTACAGTCAAATATATAAGACcacaaaataattaacttgaaAAAGAAGCTGATCTTGCCTAATGAGAGAACATAAAATCGCTTGAAAAGACCATGTAAGGTCATATGGTCAAGCAAGCCTTAACGCCTTTTAGTGGCATAAATTTCTGTAACTTCTTAGTACTATTACTAATATAAGGTCAATGGTTGCAGCAAATCTGGATGTAGATAAGAAGACTGGTTCCAAAAAGAAGTCATGTTTTACATAGACTTCATTTGGAATCCACTAATCATCTCTAGTTTAATGTAAATTTCTAGAGGATATGAGGTGAAGTTTTCACCCAAAGAAGCTCACTAGTAGCAGGTACATTGAGCATAATCAGACCCAGAAACATAGTTTTCAACGCATCATAAACATAATCTCAACATGATTTTGaaccaaaatctttgtcaacaTTAGTTCTGTAAACATGATCTTACCATGGCAAATTCAACAAAAGCAATACGGGTTGAATGCACATGATCCCCTAAAAGCCTCAAGCGAGTGACCTgagaattaaaagaaaatgatatcAACCTTCAACAGACCTCTACCTTTAATCTCCATGTCAAAAACAGTTAGAGATAGGCACACATCATTTTGATACTGCACTAACCTCACCACAGGCCGATTCGAAGAAATTCTTCACTTCAGCTTGAGAAACCTACAGTCAAAGTGAAAATGCTTGTGAAGATTAGATCAACTAaatgaaaaagttgaaatgaataaCGTACAATCTAATGGAAGAGATGATAACTAATTACTGCTATTATATAAGTGCAGAAAAAACCTCAAACTTTCATGTGAGTAAACCAAGGGTTACCTTCTTGTCAATATTTGTACAATAAACTGTCCTGGTACACATTTCCCTTTCATCTTCTGACTGCATTTAGTTAATATAATCATCAACAGTGAAGGCTAGAAAGAAATGTATACAGTGAAACTCCAAGAGCTATTTAGTAATGGTGAAACAGCATAGCACAAAGTGAAGCATTCTTCAAAAATGAGACAACAAAGAGCCAGAAAGTTATTCATCCATACCCTAGGGAGAAATGTAGGGTTCACAGGAAGGATGGCAGTTTTTGAAGGCAAAACCTTAACAGGATAGAAGCCAAGCATGGTCCCACCAAGGTTCAAAGCAGCTCTTGCACCTTCTGtgaaaacaaatttcaataaaatgtAACATGGGAATAAATACACATTGATCTATACAAGAAAACTTTAATTTCAGTTTACAGCAGCTGCTTACCTTCATCTGCAAATTCAACAAATGCAAAGCGAAGAACTGAATGTGGATCACCACAAACTCGGCAATCAACAAcctacaaaataataattcccAATCCACTTCAGAATTGTCATATATATAGTATCTATCACATAAGCTATCAAGTGGAAAGCAATCCTATCAAGTGGTACCAACCAAAGACTCAACATCCTTTTTTCTCTCAAGAAGAGAGGAGAATacaaaaacttcaaaatcaaacttaaaaGTTCTATTGGCATTTAAGAATGTTCTAATAGAAGAAccaaaatatgaaataaagACCCATGCTTCAATAAGATACAAAAATGGAAAACTCAGAGGCTTTTGCACGTATCAGAGAGTGAGAGAGACTCTAtatatggaaatgataaagcTAGAATGCTGTTATAAATAATTCTGCTTTTCTTACGAAAGAAGGATAAAGTTGTGCAATATACAGCTTTGGCCAGGAGCAAGAGATATAACAACAAAAGATTTCAAGTGAGTATTGTAACTTACTTGTCCACAATTACTAAATAAGCCAGCAAGCCGCTCTTCAGTAAtctaaaacaaagaaagaagtgattttTTATAAGTGACTTCTCCTAATCAGAATGAAACAACATAAAAATTACAAGAATGGTGATGTTGGCCTTTGTTTGAACTTACAGTCTGATCAATATCAGAAACATATACTGTTCGCCTAATACTATCTTCTCTTTGAGCTCGAAAAGCTCTACCGTTAAGCCTTCTTCTACCCTGGTTGTAGTTATTTCTTCTCTGAAAAATACAACTACAACCATTTACCAAATTTAACCAAcgtaaaaaattaacaaattcaagATCATCACGTGTCCATATTCAGCATAACATCATCCCACATATGACAGAGGAAGAAAAGCTAGCTCCAATCCAATCAAAGTTCCAACAAGTCAATCAACGTAATAATTAGACAACAATTAGGCAGACTAAAGCCCTTGAAAGTATAAATGCCAGCAAAACACAACAATTTGTTaatccaaagaaaaaagaaatagaaaccAGTTCAAAATGCAGAAATGAATAGGCAAAGACACAGGAAGCAAATTGCCAAATTAAACCCATTAGGATTGCAAAACAAAGTAAACCCTTAAACCCCAATTCAACTATGCAATCAAAACCATATCCAACCCCAAAACCCTCATCATCAGCAAAATTACAAGGAAATAACATTTTGCAACAACAGAAAGAcaaccccaaaaaaaaaaactaaaattagaaattaacAAATACCTAGCATTCAAAACATAAATGTAAACAAAAATGCAAttacaaaaaatgtaaatgatccgtgaaaaaaaattaccctTCTGTTGGAGAAATTCTCATTCCCAACTGATTGCTTATTGATAGGCACctgattaaaattattattattattattattattggtCTGATTGTGATGGTAAGATGATGGGAAAAATTCTTTGGCCAAAGGATTCAACTTTGTGAACATATCAACCAACTTCTGCACATTAAATTCCTTTGATTCTGATTTGGCTTTCTCCACAACCAAATTGTTGTTGTTATTGgcagctgctgctgctgctgccgCCTCACCTGACTTGTCAGCAACTGCAGCCATGGAATCAAAACCCcccaagaagaaaaagacaaaaaacaaaaaaccgaATGACCAGAAGTAATGAGAATTtgcttttgtaaatttattctctttatttcttcttccttactACAGAGCAAGAAAGTTGAGAGCTTTAGagaatttttttcccttttcttgaTTGTTGAAGCCTAATAATAGATAcccatttaaaataaaattgtctagaaatggaaataaagagaaaatgcaGATTgggtttcctttttttttcaatttgggTGTGTTTAAATTAAATGGATAAATATCTCAAGATTattaaaggcaaaaaaaaagaaagagaaagtaaAAGAATTAGGGTTTTTGGAGGAACTGATATGAATgatcaaagaaaagaaaaaaaagggagagagaggAGTGGAGGAACGAACAACAGTTGATACTTGTGGggtttcttttcctttattttcttcccaaaaaataaaaagggaaaagaattTGGTGGAGActggagagaaagagagagagagagagagtaataactaataa contains:
- the LOC18594528 gene encoding exopolygalacturonase — its product is MALQLGFAKVFFAIFFLASLATAHNAKTFNVRNYGAVADGRKDNRKAFLKAWRDACNQKGISRVYIPGGVYVLGTVEFLGPCKGPITFLMTGTVRAPAGPLSTDEWITFRYVNKLIVKGGGTLDGQGASAWPYNECDKNSNCRSLPISMRFEFVTNSRIKYIRSINSKNGHLSFFACKNVNVTNIELSAPGDSPNTDGIKIGSSRDIRISSSRISTGDDCIAILSGSTNIDISYVYCGPGHGISVGSLGKFPNEDDVKGLVVRHSTFNGTDNGLRIKTWESPWRSTASNFTFEDIFMEKVRNPIIVDQAYCPHPPCNQQTASHVQIKDVTYRNIWGTSSSQIAVSIDCSKQFPCKNIVMKDINLAHLGREGPLKSHCSYVDGHFYGRQNPPSCF
- the LOC18594529 gene encoding polyadenylate-binding protein-interacting protein 9, whose amino-acid sequence is MAAVADKSGEAAAAAAAANNNNNLVVEKAKSESKEFNVQKLVDMFTKLNPLAKEFFPSSYHHNQTNNNNNNNNFNQVPINKQSVGNENFSNRRRRNNYNQGRRRLNGRAFRAQREDSIRRTVYVSDIDQTITEERLAGLFSNCGQVVDCRVCGDPHSVLRFAFVEFADEEGARAALNLGGTMLGFYPVKVLPSKTAILPVNPTFLPRSEDEREMCTRTVYCTNIDKKVSQAEVKNFFESACGEVTRLRLLGDHVHSTRIAFVEFAMAESAIIALNCSGMVLGTQPIRVSPSKTPVRPRVTRPTLH